From Candidatus Binataceae bacterium, one genomic window encodes:
- the coxB gene encoding cytochrome c oxidase subunit II, giving the protein MGGIFPESVSTFGGEIDSVFRLILYVVGFFFIVSEVLLVYFAVHYRRGRVPRAIYNRGDNVREFAWIIVPCLIILIFDLGIDAAGHRAWALVKENQPPADVIVNVTAKQFNWNFTYPGKDGKLGGPNDVTLENELHVPVGKIVRVTLSSQDVIHSFWVPNLRLKQDVVPGRRIVAWFEVTRPGTYEIACSELCGFGHYSMRGQIIVHTAADYARWRADMLANAGK; this is encoded by the coding sequence ATGGGCGGAATCTTTCCTGAAAGCGTCTCCACCTTCGGTGGCGAAATCGACTCGGTCTTCCGGCTGATTCTCTACGTCGTCGGATTCTTTTTCATCGTCAGCGAAGTGCTGCTCGTCTACTTCGCCGTTCACTATCGACGCGGCCGCGTGCCGCGCGCGATCTACAATCGCGGCGACAATGTGCGCGAGTTCGCGTGGATCATCGTTCCGTGCCTGATCATTCTAATCTTCGACCTCGGCATCGACGCCGCAGGTCATCGCGCGTGGGCGCTCGTCAAGGAGAATCAGCCCCCCGCCGACGTTATCGTCAACGTCACCGCCAAGCAGTTCAACTGGAACTTCACCTACCCAGGCAAGGACGGCAAGCTCGGCGGGCCTAACGACGTGACGCTGGAGAACGAGCTTCACGTTCCCGTTGGAAAAATAGTTCGCGTCACGCTCAGTTCTCAGGACGTCATTCACAGTTTCTGGGTGCCCAATCTGAGACTCAAGCAGGATGTCGTTCCCGGCCGGAGGATCGTCGCATGGTTCGAAGTGACGAGGCCGGGGACCTATGAAATCGCGTGCTCGGAACTGTGCGGCTTCGGTCACTACTCGATGCGCGGGCAGATCATCGTGCATACCGCCGCCGACTACGCGCGCTGGCGCGCGGACATGCTGGCCAACGCCGGCAAGTAG
- the rodA gene encoding rod shape-determining protein RodA, giving the protein MAGPDRRIILHFDWTVFLIVLGLAGIGLISVISASYGGHKLINPLVIRQVVWIAVGVLALVIAALFDYRALQTYAYPLYVAVVGLLIAVMIAGHATGGSRRWINLGFFHLEPSELAKLAVVLVMVRYLREEPPKGGWGLRHLIIPALLLGVPFVLVLKQPDLGTGLILMLITVTLVYISGLNTRTMVILGLAAVLVAPASWHFLKPYQRQRLVSFLNPQADPLGSGYHIIQSEIAIGAGGPSGKGFLNGTQARLNFLPEQSTDFIFAVFAEEFGLMGSITLLTLYGALIARGAWIARHSRDRFGALLAMGLTAIVFWQVAINIGMATGMLPVVGITLPLVSYGGSSLIAMMFAMGLLISVNTRRFLF; this is encoded by the coding sequence GTGGCGGGACCTGATCGGCGCATCATCCTGCATTTCGACTGGACCGTGTTCCTGATCGTACTTGGCCTCGCGGGCATCGGGCTGATCAGCGTGATCAGCGCTTCATATGGCGGCCACAAGCTGATCAATCCGCTCGTGATACGACAGGTCGTCTGGATCGCGGTCGGCGTGCTCGCCCTGGTTATCGCGGCGCTCTTCGATTACCGCGCACTGCAAACCTACGCCTATCCTCTCTACGTGGCCGTGGTCGGACTGCTGATCGCGGTCATGATAGCGGGACACGCGACCGGCGGTTCGCGCCGCTGGATCAATCTGGGTTTCTTTCATCTCGAGCCATCAGAGCTGGCGAAGCTGGCTGTCGTCCTCGTGATGGTGCGCTATCTGCGCGAGGAGCCGCCCAAGGGCGGATGGGGCCTGCGCCACTTGATCATCCCGGCTCTCCTGCTCGGAGTGCCGTTCGTGCTGGTGCTCAAGCAACCGGATCTCGGCACCGGGCTCATCCTGATGCTGATCACGGTGACGCTCGTCTATATCAGTGGCCTGAACACGCGGACGATGGTGATTCTCGGGCTCGCGGCCGTGCTCGTCGCTCCGGCAAGTTGGCACTTCCTGAAGCCGTATCAGCGCCAGCGCCTCGTCAGCTTCCTGAATCCGCAGGCCGATCCGCTCGGCTCCGGTTATCACATCATCCAGTCCGAAATCGCGATCGGCGCGGGCGGTCCGTCCGGCAAGGGCTTCCTGAACGGCACGCAGGCGCGGCTCAACTTCCTGCCCGAGCAGAGCACCGACTTTATCTTCGCGGTCTTCGCCGAAGAATTCGGGCTCATGGGATCGATCACACTGCTCACGCTCTATGGGGCGCTGATCGCGCGCGGCGCATGGATCGCGAGGCATTCGCGCGATCGCTTCGGCGCATTGCTCGCGATGGGCCTCACGGCGATCGTCTTCTGGCAGGTCGCGATCAATATCGGCATGGCCACCGGGATGCTGCCCGTCGTCGGCATCACGCTACCGCTCGTGAGCTACGGCGGCTCATCGCTAATCGCCATGATGTTCGCGATGGGCCTCTTGATAAGCGTAAACACCCGCCGCTTCCTGTTCTGA
- the mrdA gene encoding penicillin-binding protein 2, whose amino-acid sequence MAKIRPSKEAPVPKLEPRITVITAVMMTVLAMASVRLYYLQVLHHQDMADLADRNRIRIRREPAPRGLVFDRKHRPLVDTRPSFDAVIVPEDATNLSETIERVEKYLGTDGVAEKISDAEDDDRPAYDPVVVQERLNWPQVVALETHQLELPGVSLEITPARHYLYGEMGAHLLGYVGEVTKNDLIKKADYHMGDEIGKFGLERQLEPFLRGDAGGQEIEVDSVGRRLRILKEMPDTPGQSIVLTIDLDVQQAAEQAMAGKNGALVAIDPNNGEILAMVSHPAFDPDIFGGGIKAADWKALIEDPNHPLQNRVVQGIYPPGSTFKIVDSIAGLEEGTLHPDTVYSCPGGLWFGGRVYHCWRKQGHGSIELHNAIVRSCDVYFYEVGEKLGVDRIAKWANALGLGEKSGIQLDNEKPGLIPSSAWKQKRYHERWYPAETLSVAIGQGYVAVTPLQLAQLAAQVANGGTRYRPHFVKYIEGNDGSVVRAFEPEVENRIAIDPALLSVVKDAMADVVNGSGGTAHKAALPGITVCGKTGTAQIVGDKSGTGGEGNDAKNSTPFEKRDHAWFMAFAPKEHAQIAIACIVEHGGHGGSAAAPAVHDVMQKFFQLYPPADTQLTSDTNRPAIARVLDDSAAPAAATDNGTSESAEDAADDAQER is encoded by the coding sequence GTGGCGAAAATTCGCCCATCCAAAGAAGCCCCGGTTCCCAAGCTCGAGCCTCGCATCACCGTCATCACGGCTGTGATGATGACTGTGCTGGCGATGGCATCGGTGCGCCTCTATTACCTCCAGGTCCTGCATCACCAGGACATGGCCGACCTGGCGGATCGCAACCGGATTCGCATTCGCCGTGAGCCCGCACCGCGCGGCCTCGTGTTCGATCGTAAGCATCGGCCCCTGGTCGATACGCGTCCGTCGTTCGATGCCGTCATCGTTCCTGAGGACGCGACGAATCTCTCCGAGACAATCGAGAGGGTCGAGAAGTATCTCGGCACAGATGGCGTCGCGGAAAAAATCTCGGACGCTGAAGACGACGATCGTCCCGCTTACGATCCGGTAGTCGTTCAGGAGCGACTCAACTGGCCACAGGTCGTCGCGCTCGAGACGCATCAGCTCGAACTGCCCGGCGTCAGTCTCGAGATCACGCCGGCGCGACATTATCTATACGGTGAGATGGGCGCGCATCTGCTCGGCTATGTCGGCGAGGTCACCAAGAACGACCTGATCAAAAAGGCCGACTATCACATGGGCGACGAGATCGGAAAATTTGGTCTCGAACGCCAGCTCGAGCCCTTCCTGCGCGGCGACGCTGGCGGCCAGGAAATCGAAGTCGATTCCGTGGGCCGCAGGCTACGCATCCTCAAGGAGATGCCTGACACTCCCGGCCAGAGCATCGTGCTGACGATTGATCTAGACGTTCAGCAGGCGGCTGAGCAGGCGATGGCGGGCAAAAACGGCGCGCTCGTCGCGATCGATCCCAATAACGGCGAGATCCTCGCGATGGTCTCGCATCCGGCGTTTGACCCAGACATCTTCGGCGGCGGAATCAAAGCTGCGGACTGGAAGGCGCTCATCGAGGACCCCAATCACCCCCTGCAAAACCGCGTTGTGCAGGGTATCTACCCGCCGGGCTCGACATTCAAGATCGTCGATTCGATCGCGGGCCTCGAGGAAGGCACGCTTCACCCCGATACCGTCTATAGCTGCCCAGGCGGTCTCTGGTTCGGCGGCCGCGTGTACCATTGCTGGCGCAAGCAAGGCCACGGCTCGATCGAGTTACACAATGCGATCGTGCGCTCGTGCGACGTGTACTTCTACGAAGTCGGCGAGAAGCTCGGTGTCGATCGGATCGCCAAGTGGGCCAACGCCCTCGGCCTCGGCGAGAAGAGCGGTATCCAGCTCGACAATGAAAAGCCCGGCTTGATCCCGTCATCGGCGTGGAAGCAGAAACGCTACCACGAGCGATGGTATCCGGCCGAGACGCTGTCCGTAGCGATCGGCCAGGGCTACGTCGCCGTGACTCCGCTCCAACTCGCACAACTTGCCGCGCAGGTTGCCAACGGGGGAACGCGCTATCGCCCGCACTTTGTAAAATACATCGAGGGCAACGATGGCAGCGTCGTGCGGGCGTTCGAGCCCGAAGTCGAAAACCGCATCGCGATCGATCCGGCGCTCCTGTCCGTCGTCAAAGACGCTATGGCTGACGTCGTTAACGGCTCTGGCGGTACCGCGCACAAAGCCGCGCTCCCCGGCATAACGGTTTGCGGCAAGACGGGTACCGCACAGATCGTGGGCGACAAGTCGGGCACTGGCGGCGAGGGTAACGACGCCAAAAACAGCACTCCCTTCGAGAAGCGCGACCATGCGTGGTTCATGGCCTTCGCGCCCAAGGAGCACGCCCAGATTGCGATCGCATGTATCGTCGAGCACGGCGGCCACGGCGGCAGCGCGGCGGCGCCCGCAGTTCACGATGTGATGCAGAAATTCTTTCAGCTCTATCCGCCTGCGGACACGCAGTTGACCAGCGACACAAATCGTCCCGCGATCGCGCGCGTCCTCGACGACAGCGCCGCACCTGCGGCGGCCACCGACAACGGCACTTCGGAATCCGCCGAGGATGCGGCCGACGACGCCCAGGAGCGCTAG
- the mreD gene encoding rod shape-determining protein MreD: MRLIVVFSFFALISLAIETALPHLIPVRAIVPNLIVILAVDLGLRHHGALPALLAFGMGYATDTFSGSHLGLNAFFVTLVFVAAYEMSSRLMVTNAFVGAMLVMIATVLITLGSIAITDGMDSLGDIGPLLPALAVQAILSAILAPMIFSMLASAKKLVGLPTASARE; this comes from the coding sequence TTGCGCTTGATAGTGGTGTTCTCATTTTTCGCGCTTATCTCGCTGGCGATTGAAACCGCGCTGCCTCATCTGATTCCGGTTCGCGCGATTGTTCCGAATCTGATCGTGATCCTCGCCGTCGATCTGGGCCTGCGGCATCATGGCGCGCTGCCCGCGTTGCTGGCCTTCGGGATGGGTTACGCGACCGATACGTTCTCCGGCTCGCATCTCGGGCTCAACGCGTTTTTCGTAACGCTGGTCTTCGTCGCGGCGTATGAAATGTCGAGCCGTCTGATGGTGACCAACGCATTTGTCGGCGCGATGCTGGTGATGATCGCGACGGTTCTGATCACGCTCGGCTCGATCGCGATAACCGACGGGATGGACAGCCTGGGTGACATAGGCCCTTTGCTGCCCGCGCTGGCCGTCCAGGCCATCTTGTCCGCCATTCTTGCTCCGATGATCTTCTCGATGCTGGCGAGCGCAAAAAAGCTGGTAGGATTGCCTACTGCTTCGGCACGTGAATAG
- the mreC gene encoding rod shape-determining protein MreC, whose amino-acid sequence MRSTFLWRNRVLLTSGILIILSLHFISTGVHPGDLSAKPTSILMELVRPLDAATSRLTDGVSSIYRNYIDLVNVRAENKQLKAELAKLTSDRARLDELQTENHHLSELLDLKDVLELRAVAANVIGSDATGLSHTLLLGTGTYGGIRPGMAVLSNQGVVGKIISSSPHSSRVLLLDDHNSALDGFDERSRARGIVAGMVDEGVMLKYVDRSQDVKSGDTIITSGLDGIFPRGLLVGSIKGVRREGPGMFLAVEIAPAVDFRSLEQVLIVTEPPPRLEEQVKD is encoded by the coding sequence GTGAGAAGCACATTTCTCTGGCGTAATCGTGTCCTGCTGACCAGCGGCATTCTGATCATTTTGTCGCTGCACTTTATTTCGACTGGCGTCCATCCCGGCGATCTCTCCGCCAAGCCCACTTCAATCCTCATGGAGCTGGTGCGGCCCCTCGATGCCGCCACGTCGCGGCTTACCGACGGCGTCTCGTCGATCTATCGCAACTATATCGACCTGGTTAATGTCCGCGCGGAGAACAAGCAGCTCAAGGCCGAGCTCGCCAAGCTGACCAGCGATCGCGCCCGGCTCGACGAGCTCCAGACCGAGAACCATCATCTGAGCGAATTGCTCGATCTCAAGGATGTCCTGGAGCTGCGCGCCGTCGCGGCCAACGTCATCGGCAGCGACGCGACCGGCCTTTCGCATACGCTCCTTTTAGGCACCGGAACTTACGGCGGCATCCGCCCCGGGATGGCGGTGCTGTCGAACCAGGGCGTGGTCGGCAAGATTATCTCCTCGAGCCCGCATTCCTCGCGCGTGCTCCTGCTCGACGATCACAACTCTGCCCTGGACGGCTTCGACGAACGCTCGCGTGCACGTGGCATCGTCGCGGGGATGGTCGATGAGGGCGTGATGTTGAAATACGTCGACCGCTCGCAGGACGTTAAGTCGGGCGACACGATCATCACATCCGGACTCGACGGCATTTTTCCGCGCGGCCTGCTGGTCGGCAGCATCAAGGGCGTGCGGCGCGAAGGTCCTGGGATGTTCCTTGCGGTCGAGATAGCACCCGCGGTTGATTTCCGCTCGCTCGAGCAGGTCCTGATAGTGACCGAGCCGCCGCCGCGGCTCGAAGAACAGGTCAAGGACTGA
- a CDS encoding rod shape-determining protein — translation MVLNSVFGWFSNDLAIDLGTANTLIYVKGEGIVCNEPSVVAVQKDSRGSRRVLAIGAEAKKMLGRTPGSIVAIRPLKDGVIADFEITENMLRYFIQKIHSGKTLVRPRPRIVICVPFGITAVEKRAVRESAESAGAREVYLIEEPMAAAIGAGLPITEPAGNMIVDIGGGTTEVAVISLAGVVFSRSVRVAGDKMDEAIIQHIKRKYNLLIGERTAELIKITIGSAYPGNEIQTMEIKGRDLVAGVPKIIEITDEEIREALMEPVRQVVESVRIALERTPPELASDIVDKGIVLAGGGALLRNLDVLLREETGLPVTLADDPLTAVVMGAGKVLDELSLLRDVTVD, via the coding sequence GTGGTCCTCAATTCCGTTTTTGGTTGGTTCTCCAACGATCTGGCGATCGATCTCGGCACCGCCAACACCCTGATCTACGTCAAGGGCGAGGGCATCGTTTGTAATGAGCCTTCGGTCGTCGCGGTGCAGAAGGATTCGCGCGGCTCGCGCCGCGTGCTCGCGATCGGCGCTGAAGCGAAGAAGATGCTCGGCCGCACTCCGGGCTCGATCGTCGCCATCCGTCCGCTCAAGGACGGCGTGATCGCCGATTTCGAGATCACCGAGAACATGCTTCGCTACTTCATTCAGAAGATCCACTCGGGCAAGACGCTTGTGCGTCCCCGCCCGCGTATCGTCATCTGCGTGCCATTTGGAATCACCGCGGTTGAGAAGCGCGCGGTGCGCGAGTCGGCTGAATCGGCAGGCGCGCGCGAAGTTTATCTAATCGAAGAGCCGATGGCCGCGGCGATCGGCGCCGGGCTGCCGATCACGGAGCCTGCCGGCAACATGATCGTCGATATCGGCGGCGGCACAACTGAAGTCGCGGTGATCTCGCTGGCGGGCGTGGTGTTTTCGCGCTCGGTGCGTGTCGCAGGCGACAAGATGGATGAAGCGATCATCCAGCACATCAAGCGCAAGTATAATCTCCTCATCGGCGAGCGTACCGCCGAGCTCATTAAGATAACGATCGGCTCCGCGTATCCCGGCAATGAAATCCAGACGATGGAGATCAAGGGCCGCGATCTGGTGGCCGGCGTGCCCAAGATTATCGAAATCACCGACGAAGAAATCCGCGAGGCTCTGATGGAGCCGGTACGGCAGGTGGTCGAGTCGGTGCGAATCGCACTCGAGCGCACGCCACCGGAGCTCGCGTCGGACATCGTCGATAAGGGAATCGTGTTGGCCGGTGGCGGCGCGCTTTTACGCAACCTGGATGTGCTACTGCGCGAGGAGACAGGATTGCCGGTGACGTTGGCGGACGATCCGCTGACTGCGGTCGTGATGGGTGCGGGCAAGGTGCTTGACGAGTTGTCGCTCTTGCGCGACGTGACGGTGGATTGA